The Anoplopoma fimbria isolate UVic2021 breed Golden Eagle Sablefish chromosome 5, Afim_UVic_2022, whole genome shotgun sequence genome contains a region encoding:
- the ndufa4b gene encoding cytochrome c oxidase subunit NDUFA4: MLGVVAKQLKSHPALIPLFIFIGGGATMSMMYLARLALKNPDVSWDRKNNPEPWNNLQPTHQYKLFTVNMDYAKLKKDRPDF, encoded by the exons ATGTTGGGAGTCGTCGCCAAACAGCTGAAGAGCCACCCAGCT CTCATCcccctcttcatcttcattgGTGGCGGGGCAACCATGAGCATGATGTACTTGGCTCGGCTGGCTCTGAAAAACCCTGACGTCTC ATGGGATCGCAAGAACAACCCCGAGCCCTGGAACAACCTGCAGCCCACGCATCAGTACAAA CTCTTCACAGTTAACATGGACTACGCCAAGCTGAAGAAGGACAGGCCTGATTTCTAA
- the cenpt gene encoding centromere protein T isoform X1 yields the protein MDPTEDVSARVLLKHILSTEPPRTPITRRSASNPRSSSATRRSSRLSKKDAGAQTPQDILRRSLRHKIRQSITRPSLPATEKRTPSVVLRRRNTPAPTSLLFDDGDTPRHILRNILRTEPVKSPVVHEKVVSEEQHPSSADSSIIRKRPSIELSGLDLPDITIANAPSTAKGLSRKRPRRSLNVTAFEKRLKDGEDVEEENEESIGDHSSLSLSSSTSLSLKTPFVDVRTEKKGLQRRVSNRRKITVEEFGAAVNKRQTGGVSSFVQVEQGLSETAYSEGFTLGLSKLSEPDITTDILHCNTALYAQPDAMTSSFSIVATQDKPTVMASQLQRQMEQEELMEVEHSKLGKDKSTYAFPTEEGAEPQNEELLSQVEEDADAAESQKEEDTSTVDGQLEEAAAMSESAEEQDKAESQTSGKDDTAESEEKENSVEAQTDAGDSQTEEQDAADSHTEEDVPTRSQSEEEEAAADSQTEEEGVVESQTEEEQGGVDSQHEEEVEARPQSEEEEAAADSQTEEEGAVESQTEEEQGEVDSQHEEEVEARPQSEVEEVAPDSQSEEEGEDAVDSQIEEEDAVDLQSLEDVAEYQSDQEDSADNSQPEEEHDGRPEEEDAEASLQLEPDLEHTSQRAHRSEGGLVMSVSRAGGDLADTTQTGLSDGKSKDHSSLGMGGHESGPLHVEITDVAESSTKRQTDTSYTEADSDADKENSFNLPEVAHDNENGLSVDSPEEEAAQDPAEQEEEWEDDQDDEDSDEIPSKTPAFVRQKTNFFQPNLLDSPSVFKNIQASSSTGDGFPAPKPKQVRKRRKGPAKTKTDLPKSYLMSVFKHFAKTKVSADVYPVLKEIMDKYFDRLAEDLETYAGHAKRTTIEIEDAELLLKRQGYVNDKVPVEVLIEKYLRMDQRKLLIPIATSGNVVIPKKRR from the exons ATGGATCCCACGGAGGATGTGTCTGCTCGGGTCCTGCTGAAACACATCCTCAGCACTGAGCCACCCAGGACTCCCATCACCCGCAG AAGTGCATCCAACCCACGGAGCAGCAGCGCGACCAGGAGAAGCAGTAGACTGAGCAAGAAGGATGCCGGTGCCCAAACCCCACAGGACATCTTGAGACGAAGCCTGAGACATAAAATACGCCAG AGTATAACCAGGCCATCCCTGCCCGCTACTGAAAAGAGGACCCCCTCTGTCGTGCTCAGAAGGAGAAACACGCCAGCCCCAACCTCATTGCTGTTTGATGATGGAGACACACCGAGGCACATACTCAGGAACATCCTGCGAACAG AGCCTGTGAAGTCTCCTGTGGTTCATGAGAAAGTTGTGTCAGAAGAGCAACACCCATCTTCAGCAGACTCCAGCATTATTAGGAAGCGtccaag TATTGAGCTGTCAGGGTTGGATTTGCCTGATATAACTATTGCCAACGCACCGAGTACCGCAAAGGGACTGAGCAGAAAGAGACCACGTCGGAGTCTTAATGTAACAGCTTTTGAAAAGCGTCTTAAAGATGGAGAAG ATGTAGAGGAGGAAAATGAAGAATCAATAGGCGATCATTCATCACTTTCTTTGtcaag TTCCACTTCTCTGAGTCTAAAAACACCTTTTGTGGATGTTCGGACCGAGAAAAAGGGCCTGCAGCGAAGAGTTTCTAACCGTCGAAAAATCACAGTGGAAGAATTTGGAGCTGCTGTGAATAAAAGGCAGACGGGAG GAGTGAGCAGCTTTGTGCAGGTGGAGCAAGGTCTCAGTGAGACCGCCTACTCTGAGGGCTTCACTTTGGGTTTAAGCAAACTCAGTGAACCTGATATCACGACTGATATCCTCCACTGTAACACGGCTCTCTACGCCCAGCCGGATGCCATGACCTCCAGCTTTTCCATAGTTGCAACTCAGGACAAACCAACGGTGATGGCGTCACAGCTTCAAAGACagatggagcaggaggagctgatggaggTGGAGCACAGCAAGCTGGGGAAAGATAAATCAACATATGCATTCCCAACTGAAGAGGGGGCTGAACCTCAGAATGAGGAGCTTTTGTCTCAGGTGGAGGAAGATGCGGATGCAGCTGAATCTCAAAAGGAGGAAGACACGAGTACAGTTGATGGTCAACTGGAAGAGGCTGCAGCAATGTCTGAGTCTGCGGAAGAGCAAGATAAAGCTGAATCCCAGACTAGTGGAAAGGATGATACAGCCGAGTCTGAGGAAAAGGAGAACAGCGTGGAAGCTCAAACAGATGCAGGTGACTCTCAAACTGAAGAACAAGATGCAGCAGATTCTCACACTGAAGAGGATGTTCCAACCAGGTCTCaatctgaggaagaggaggctgcaGCAGACTCTCAAACCGAAGAAGAAGGTGTAGTTGAATCTCAAACCGAAGAAGAACAAG gtgGAGTTGATTCCCAGCATGAAGAGGAAGTTGAAGCCAGGCCTCagtctgaggaagaggaggctgcaGCAGACTctcaaacagaagaagaaggtgcCGTTGAATCTCAAACCGAAGAAGAACAAGGCGAAGTTGATTCCCAGCATGAAGAGGAAGTTGAAGCCAGGCCTCAGTCTGAGGTAGAGGAGGTTGCACCAGACTCTCAGAGCGAAGAAGAAGGTGAAGATGCAGTTGACTCCCAAATTGAGGAAGAAGATGCTGTTGATCTGCAGTCCTTGGAGGATGTTGCTGAATATCAAAGTGATCAAGAAGATTCAGCTGATAATTCCCAACCTGAAGAAGAGCATGATGGGAGGCCGGAGGAAGAAGATGCTGAGGCATCATTGCAGCTGGAACCTGACTTGGAACACACCAGTCAGAGGGCTCATCGCTCTGAGGGTGGACTCGTTATGTCTGTCTCAAGAGCAGGGGGAGATTTGGCAGACACCACACAGACAG GATTGTCTGATGGCAAGTCCAAAGACCACAGCAGCCTGGGAATGGGAGGCCATGAGAGCGGTCCGCTTCATGTTGAGATCACTGACGTGGCCGAGTCCTCAACCAAACGACAGACGGATACTTCTTACACAGAGGCCGACTCTGACGCTGATAAAGAGAACTCCTTCAATCTTCCGGAGGTGGCCCATGATAATGAAAACGGTCTGAGTGTCGATTCACCTGAAGAAGAAGCTGCTCAGGATCCAGCTGAGCAGGAGGAAGAGTGGGAGGAtgaccaggatgatgaagacaGTGATG AGATCCCCAGCAAGACTCCTGCATTTGTCAGACAGAAAACCAACTTTTTTCAGCCCAATCTTCTGGACTCACCTTCTGTTTTTAAGAATATTCAAGCCAG CAGTAGCACAGGTGACGGTTTTCCTGCACCTAAACCAAAGCAggtgagaaagaggaggaaagggccGGCTAAAACGAAAACAGACCTTCCTAAGAGCTACCTGATGTCCGTGTTCAAGCACTTCGCCAAAACAAAGGTCTCTGCAGATGTTTACCCCGTCCTAAAAGAAAT AATGGATAAATACTTTGACCGGCTGGCAGAGGACTTGGAGACATATGCTGGTCATGCAAAGAGAACAACCATAGAGATTGAAGATGCTGAACTTCTGTTGAAAAG GCAGGGTTATGTGAATGACAAGGTGCCAGTGGAAGTGCTCATTGAAAAATATCTTCGCATGGACCAGCGCAAGCTCCTGATCCCTATTGCAACCAGTGGAAATGTTGTTATCCCTAAAAAGCGGAGATGA
- the cenpt gene encoding centromere protein T isoform X2 produces MDPTEDVSARVLLKHILSTEPPRTPITRSASNPRSSSATRRSSRLSKKDAGAQTPQDILRRSLRHKIRQSITRPSLPATEKRTPSVVLRRRNTPAPTSLLFDDGDTPRHILRNILRTEPVKSPVVHEKVVSEEQHPSSADSSIIRKRPSIELSGLDLPDITIANAPSTAKGLSRKRPRRSLNVTAFEKRLKDGEDVEEENEESIGDHSSLSLSSSTSLSLKTPFVDVRTEKKGLQRRVSNRRKITVEEFGAAVNKRQTGGVSSFVQVEQGLSETAYSEGFTLGLSKLSEPDITTDILHCNTALYAQPDAMTSSFSIVATQDKPTVMASQLQRQMEQEELMEVEHSKLGKDKSTYAFPTEEGAEPQNEELLSQVEEDADAAESQKEEDTSTVDGQLEEAAAMSESAEEQDKAESQTSGKDDTAESEEKENSVEAQTDAGDSQTEEQDAADSHTEEDVPTRSQSEEEEAAADSQTEEEGVVESQTEEEQGGVDSQHEEEVEARPQSEEEEAAADSQTEEEGAVESQTEEEQGEVDSQHEEEVEARPQSEVEEVAPDSQSEEEGEDAVDSQIEEEDAVDLQSLEDVAEYQSDQEDSADNSQPEEEHDGRPEEEDAEASLQLEPDLEHTSQRAHRSEGGLVMSVSRAGGDLADTTQTGLSDGKSKDHSSLGMGGHESGPLHVEITDVAESSTKRQTDTSYTEADSDADKENSFNLPEVAHDNENGLSVDSPEEEAAQDPAEQEEEWEDDQDDEDSDEIPSKTPAFVRQKTNFFQPNLLDSPSVFKNIQASSSTGDGFPAPKPKQVRKRRKGPAKTKTDLPKSYLMSVFKHFAKTKVSADVYPVLKEIMDKYFDRLAEDLETYAGHAKRTTIEIEDAELLLKRQGYVNDKVPVEVLIEKYLRMDQRKLLIPIATSGNVVIPKKRR; encoded by the exons ATGGATCCCACGGAGGATGTGTCTGCTCGGGTCCTGCTGAAACACATCCTCAGCACTGAGCCACCCAGGACTCCCATCACCCGCAG TGCATCCAACCCACGGAGCAGCAGCGCGACCAGGAGAAGCAGTAGACTGAGCAAGAAGGATGCCGGTGCCCAAACCCCACAGGACATCTTGAGACGAAGCCTGAGACATAAAATACGCCAG AGTATAACCAGGCCATCCCTGCCCGCTACTGAAAAGAGGACCCCCTCTGTCGTGCTCAGAAGGAGAAACACGCCAGCCCCAACCTCATTGCTGTTTGATGATGGAGACACACCGAGGCACATACTCAGGAACATCCTGCGAACAG AGCCTGTGAAGTCTCCTGTGGTTCATGAGAAAGTTGTGTCAGAAGAGCAACACCCATCTTCAGCAGACTCCAGCATTATTAGGAAGCGtccaag TATTGAGCTGTCAGGGTTGGATTTGCCTGATATAACTATTGCCAACGCACCGAGTACCGCAAAGGGACTGAGCAGAAAGAGACCACGTCGGAGTCTTAATGTAACAGCTTTTGAAAAGCGTCTTAAAGATGGAGAAG ATGTAGAGGAGGAAAATGAAGAATCAATAGGCGATCATTCATCACTTTCTTTGtcaag TTCCACTTCTCTGAGTCTAAAAACACCTTTTGTGGATGTTCGGACCGAGAAAAAGGGCCTGCAGCGAAGAGTTTCTAACCGTCGAAAAATCACAGTGGAAGAATTTGGAGCTGCTGTGAATAAAAGGCAGACGGGAG GAGTGAGCAGCTTTGTGCAGGTGGAGCAAGGTCTCAGTGAGACCGCCTACTCTGAGGGCTTCACTTTGGGTTTAAGCAAACTCAGTGAACCTGATATCACGACTGATATCCTCCACTGTAACACGGCTCTCTACGCCCAGCCGGATGCCATGACCTCCAGCTTTTCCATAGTTGCAACTCAGGACAAACCAACGGTGATGGCGTCACAGCTTCAAAGACagatggagcaggaggagctgatggaggTGGAGCACAGCAAGCTGGGGAAAGATAAATCAACATATGCATTCCCAACTGAAGAGGGGGCTGAACCTCAGAATGAGGAGCTTTTGTCTCAGGTGGAGGAAGATGCGGATGCAGCTGAATCTCAAAAGGAGGAAGACACGAGTACAGTTGATGGTCAACTGGAAGAGGCTGCAGCAATGTCTGAGTCTGCGGAAGAGCAAGATAAAGCTGAATCCCAGACTAGTGGAAAGGATGATACAGCCGAGTCTGAGGAAAAGGAGAACAGCGTGGAAGCTCAAACAGATGCAGGTGACTCTCAAACTGAAGAACAAGATGCAGCAGATTCTCACACTGAAGAGGATGTTCCAACCAGGTCTCaatctgaggaagaggaggctgcaGCAGACTCTCAAACCGAAGAAGAAGGTGTAGTTGAATCTCAAACCGAAGAAGAACAAG gtgGAGTTGATTCCCAGCATGAAGAGGAAGTTGAAGCCAGGCCTCagtctgaggaagaggaggctgcaGCAGACTctcaaacagaagaagaaggtgcCGTTGAATCTCAAACCGAAGAAGAACAAGGCGAAGTTGATTCCCAGCATGAAGAGGAAGTTGAAGCCAGGCCTCAGTCTGAGGTAGAGGAGGTTGCACCAGACTCTCAGAGCGAAGAAGAAGGTGAAGATGCAGTTGACTCCCAAATTGAGGAAGAAGATGCTGTTGATCTGCAGTCCTTGGAGGATGTTGCTGAATATCAAAGTGATCAAGAAGATTCAGCTGATAATTCCCAACCTGAAGAAGAGCATGATGGGAGGCCGGAGGAAGAAGATGCTGAGGCATCATTGCAGCTGGAACCTGACTTGGAACACACCAGTCAGAGGGCTCATCGCTCTGAGGGTGGACTCGTTATGTCTGTCTCAAGAGCAGGGGGAGATTTGGCAGACACCACACAGACAG GATTGTCTGATGGCAAGTCCAAAGACCACAGCAGCCTGGGAATGGGAGGCCATGAGAGCGGTCCGCTTCATGTTGAGATCACTGACGTGGCCGAGTCCTCAACCAAACGACAGACGGATACTTCTTACACAGAGGCCGACTCTGACGCTGATAAAGAGAACTCCTTCAATCTTCCGGAGGTGGCCCATGATAATGAAAACGGTCTGAGTGTCGATTCACCTGAAGAAGAAGCTGCTCAGGATCCAGCTGAGCAGGAGGAAGAGTGGGAGGAtgaccaggatgatgaagacaGTGATG AGATCCCCAGCAAGACTCCTGCATTTGTCAGACAGAAAACCAACTTTTTTCAGCCCAATCTTCTGGACTCACCTTCTGTTTTTAAGAATATTCAAGCCAG CAGTAGCACAGGTGACGGTTTTCCTGCACCTAAACCAAAGCAggtgagaaagaggaggaaagggccGGCTAAAACGAAAACAGACCTTCCTAAGAGCTACCTGATGTCCGTGTTCAAGCACTTCGCCAAAACAAAGGTCTCTGCAGATGTTTACCCCGTCCTAAAAGAAAT AATGGATAAATACTTTGACCGGCTGGCAGAGGACTTGGAGACATATGCTGGTCATGCAAAGAGAACAACCATAGAGATTGAAGATGCTGAACTTCTGTTGAAAAG GCAGGGTTATGTGAATGACAAGGTGCCAGTGGAAGTGCTCATTGAAAAATATCTTCGCATGGACCAGCGCAAGCTCCTGATCCCTATTGCAACCAGTGGAAATGTTGTTATCCCTAAAAAGCGGAGATGA
- the cenpt gene encoding centromere protein T isoform X3 encodes MDPTEDVSARVLLKHILSTEPPRTPITRRSASNPRSSSATRRSSRLSKKDAGAQTPQDILRRSLRHKIRQSITRPSLPATEKRTPSVVLRRRNTPAPTSLLFDDGDTPRHILRNILRTEPVKSPVVHEKVVSEEQHPSSADSSIIRKRPSIELSGLDLPDITIANAPSTAKGLSRKRPRRSLNVTAFEKRLKDGEDVEEENEESIGDHSSLSLSSSTSLSLKTPFVDVRTEKKGLQRRVSNRRKITVEEFGAAVNKRQTGGVSSFVQVEQGLSETAYSEGFTLGLSKLSEPDITTDILHCNTALYAQPDAMTSSFSIVATQDKPTVMASQLQRQMEQEELMEVEHSKLGKDKSTYAFPTEEGAEPQNEELLSQVEEDADAAESQKEEDTSTVDGQLEEAAAMSESAEEQDKAESQTSGKDDTAESEEKENSVEAQTDAGDSQTEEQDAADSHTEEDVPTRSQSEEEEAAADSQTEEEGVVESQTEEEQGGVDSQHEEEVEARPQSEEEEAAADSQTEEEGAVESQTEEEQGEVDSQHEEEVEARPQSEVEEVAPDSQSEEEGEDAVDSQIEEEDAVDLQSLEDVAEYQSDQEDSADNSQPEEEHDGRPEEEDAEASLQLEPDLEHTSQRAHRSEGGLVMSVSRAGGDLADTTQTGLSDGKSKDHSSLGMGGHESGPLHVEITDVAESSTKRQTDTSYTEADSDADKENSFNLPEVAHDNENGLSVDSPEEEAAQDPAEQEEEWEDDQDDEDSDEIPSKTPAFVRQKTNFFQPNLLDSPSVFKNIQASSTGDGFPAPKPKQVRKRRKGPAKTKTDLPKSYLMSVFKHFAKTKVSADVYPVLKEIMDKYFDRLAEDLETYAGHAKRTTIEIEDAELLLKRQGYVNDKVPVEVLIEKYLRMDQRKLLIPIATSGNVVIPKKRR; translated from the exons ATGGATCCCACGGAGGATGTGTCTGCTCGGGTCCTGCTGAAACACATCCTCAGCACTGAGCCACCCAGGACTCCCATCACCCGCAG AAGTGCATCCAACCCACGGAGCAGCAGCGCGACCAGGAGAAGCAGTAGACTGAGCAAGAAGGATGCCGGTGCCCAAACCCCACAGGACATCTTGAGACGAAGCCTGAGACATAAAATACGCCAG AGTATAACCAGGCCATCCCTGCCCGCTACTGAAAAGAGGACCCCCTCTGTCGTGCTCAGAAGGAGAAACACGCCAGCCCCAACCTCATTGCTGTTTGATGATGGAGACACACCGAGGCACATACTCAGGAACATCCTGCGAACAG AGCCTGTGAAGTCTCCTGTGGTTCATGAGAAAGTTGTGTCAGAAGAGCAACACCCATCTTCAGCAGACTCCAGCATTATTAGGAAGCGtccaag TATTGAGCTGTCAGGGTTGGATTTGCCTGATATAACTATTGCCAACGCACCGAGTACCGCAAAGGGACTGAGCAGAAAGAGACCACGTCGGAGTCTTAATGTAACAGCTTTTGAAAAGCGTCTTAAAGATGGAGAAG ATGTAGAGGAGGAAAATGAAGAATCAATAGGCGATCATTCATCACTTTCTTTGtcaag TTCCACTTCTCTGAGTCTAAAAACACCTTTTGTGGATGTTCGGACCGAGAAAAAGGGCCTGCAGCGAAGAGTTTCTAACCGTCGAAAAATCACAGTGGAAGAATTTGGAGCTGCTGTGAATAAAAGGCAGACGGGAG GAGTGAGCAGCTTTGTGCAGGTGGAGCAAGGTCTCAGTGAGACCGCCTACTCTGAGGGCTTCACTTTGGGTTTAAGCAAACTCAGTGAACCTGATATCACGACTGATATCCTCCACTGTAACACGGCTCTCTACGCCCAGCCGGATGCCATGACCTCCAGCTTTTCCATAGTTGCAACTCAGGACAAACCAACGGTGATGGCGTCACAGCTTCAAAGACagatggagcaggaggagctgatggaggTGGAGCACAGCAAGCTGGGGAAAGATAAATCAACATATGCATTCCCAACTGAAGAGGGGGCTGAACCTCAGAATGAGGAGCTTTTGTCTCAGGTGGAGGAAGATGCGGATGCAGCTGAATCTCAAAAGGAGGAAGACACGAGTACAGTTGATGGTCAACTGGAAGAGGCTGCAGCAATGTCTGAGTCTGCGGAAGAGCAAGATAAAGCTGAATCCCAGACTAGTGGAAAGGATGATACAGCCGAGTCTGAGGAAAAGGAGAACAGCGTGGAAGCTCAAACAGATGCAGGTGACTCTCAAACTGAAGAACAAGATGCAGCAGATTCTCACACTGAAGAGGATGTTCCAACCAGGTCTCaatctgaggaagaggaggctgcaGCAGACTCTCAAACCGAAGAAGAAGGTGTAGTTGAATCTCAAACCGAAGAAGAACAAG gtgGAGTTGATTCCCAGCATGAAGAGGAAGTTGAAGCCAGGCCTCagtctgaggaagaggaggctgcaGCAGACTctcaaacagaagaagaaggtgcCGTTGAATCTCAAACCGAAGAAGAACAAGGCGAAGTTGATTCCCAGCATGAAGAGGAAGTTGAAGCCAGGCCTCAGTCTGAGGTAGAGGAGGTTGCACCAGACTCTCAGAGCGAAGAAGAAGGTGAAGATGCAGTTGACTCCCAAATTGAGGAAGAAGATGCTGTTGATCTGCAGTCCTTGGAGGATGTTGCTGAATATCAAAGTGATCAAGAAGATTCAGCTGATAATTCCCAACCTGAAGAAGAGCATGATGGGAGGCCGGAGGAAGAAGATGCTGAGGCATCATTGCAGCTGGAACCTGACTTGGAACACACCAGTCAGAGGGCTCATCGCTCTGAGGGTGGACTCGTTATGTCTGTCTCAAGAGCAGGGGGAGATTTGGCAGACACCACACAGACAG GATTGTCTGATGGCAAGTCCAAAGACCACAGCAGCCTGGGAATGGGAGGCCATGAGAGCGGTCCGCTTCATGTTGAGATCACTGACGTGGCCGAGTCCTCAACCAAACGACAGACGGATACTTCTTACACAGAGGCCGACTCTGACGCTGATAAAGAGAACTCCTTCAATCTTCCGGAGGTGGCCCATGATAATGAAAACGGTCTGAGTGTCGATTCACCTGAAGAAGAAGCTGCTCAGGATCCAGCTGAGCAGGAGGAAGAGTGGGAGGAtgaccaggatgatgaagacaGTGATG AGATCCCCAGCAAGACTCCTGCATTTGTCAGACAGAAAACCAACTTTTTTCAGCCCAATCTTCTGGACTCACCTTCTGTTTTTAAGAATATTCAAGCCAG TAGCACAGGTGACGGTTTTCCTGCACCTAAACCAAAGCAggtgagaaagaggaggaaagggccGGCTAAAACGAAAACAGACCTTCCTAAGAGCTACCTGATGTCCGTGTTCAAGCACTTCGCCAAAACAAAGGTCTCTGCAGATGTTTACCCCGTCCTAAAAGAAAT AATGGATAAATACTTTGACCGGCTGGCAGAGGACTTGGAGACATATGCTGGTCATGCAAAGAGAACAACCATAGAGATTGAAGATGCTGAACTTCTGTTGAAAAG GCAGGGTTATGTGAATGACAAGGTGCCAGTGGAAGTGCTCATTGAAAAATATCTTCGCATGGACCAGCGCAAGCTCCTGATCCCTATTGCAACCAGTGGAAATGTTGTTATCCCTAAAAAGCGGAGATGA